DNA sequence from the Acidobacteriota bacterium genome:
CGGCGGCGTCGACTACTCCTTCGAGTGCATCGGCAACGTCGAGGTCATGCGCTCCGCCCTGGAGTGCTGCCACAAGGGCTGGGGCGAATCGGTGATCATCGGCGTCGCCGGCTCAGGCCAGGAGATCGCGACGCGCCCCTTCCAGCTCGTGACGGGTCGCGTCTGGCGCGGCACCGCCTTCGGCGGCGTCCGCGGCCGCACCGACCTCCCGGGGATGGTCGACCAGTACATGGCCGGAGAGATCGAGATCGACAGCATGATCACCCACACGATGGGCCTCGACGAGATCAACGAGGCCTTCGACCTCATGCACGAGGGCAAGAGCATCCGCTCGGTGGTGCACTACTAGGGTCGGGTCGCCGTCCCGCGGCCAACCCGAGTCGGGTTCGGTCTCAGTCCTCCTGCGCGACCGGATTCAGGACCATCGTCATCTGACGGCCCTCCAGGCCGGATCGCGTCTCGACCTCGCCCACACCCTCGATCGCGCTACTGACCTTGTCCAGAATGGCCGCGCCGAGTTCAGGCCGGCGGAGTTGCCGGTAGCGGAAGAAGATCGTCACCTTGACCTTCTTGCCCTCGCGCAGGAAGCGCAGCGCCCGGTCCGTCTTGATCTGGTAGTCGTGCGGGTCGATCGTGGGCCGGTACTTGACCTCCTTCAGGTCGATCGTCGCCGCCTTCTTCCGCGACTCCCGCTTCTTCTTCTCGCGCTCGAACTTGACCTTGCCCCAATCGAGGATGCGCACGACGGGCGGGTCCGCGTTGGGTCCCACCTCCACAAGATCGAGCCGCGCGTCCTGAGCGCGCGTCTTGGCCTGTTCCAAGGCGACGACACCGATCTGGGTGCCGTCCTGGTCGATGAGCCGCA
Encoded proteins:
- the infC gene encoding translation initiation factor IF-3, with amino-acid sequence MAPPSREPRINHRIRRSPVRLIDQDGTQIGVVALEQAKTRAQDARLDLVEVGPNADPPVVRILDWGKVKFEREKKKRESRKKAATIDLKEVKYRPTIDPHDYQIKTDRALRFLREGKKVKVTIFFRYRQLRRPELGAAILDKVSSAIEGVGEVETRSGLEGRQMTMVLNPVAQED